The Kordia sp. SMS9 genome window below encodes:
- a CDS encoding MBL fold metallo-hydrolase, translated as MHVTFLGTGTSLGIPIIGSTHPVCLSDDPRDKRLRVSILISWENATYVIDCGPDFRQQMLRAKCTQIDGILFTHEHADHTAGLDDIRPFYFRQGDVHTYAHKRVYGELERRFDYIFATENRYPGAPVVIQNEVKNNHSFQLEGVTVTPIDVLHHKVQVFGYRFNNFAYLTDVKTIEQAEKEKLKGLKVLVVNALRIQEHISHFSLEEALAFIAEIQPERAYLTHISHLLGFHAEVSKELPENVFLAYDTLTITI; from the coding sequence ATGCATGTAACTTTTTTAGGTACAGGAACTTCACTAGGGATTCCAATTATAGGAAGTACACATCCTGTATGTTTGAGTGATGATCCGCGTGATAAACGTTTGCGGGTTTCTATTTTGATTTCTTGGGAAAATGCCACGTATGTCATTGATTGTGGTCCCGATTTCCGCCAGCAAATGTTGCGTGCCAAATGTACTCAAATTGACGGAATTTTATTTACACATGAACATGCCGATCATACCGCAGGATTAGATGATATTAGACCGTTTTATTTCCGCCAAGGCGATGTGCATACCTACGCCCACAAACGTGTTTATGGCGAACTTGAACGTCGTTTTGATTATATTTTTGCCACTGAAAATAGATATCCTGGTGCGCCAGTCGTTATTCAAAATGAAGTAAAAAACAATCATTCGTTTCAATTGGAAGGTGTAACCGTAACTCCAATTGATGTACTACATCATAAAGTTCAAGTATTTGGGTATCGTTTTAATAATTTTGCGTATTTGACCGACGTTAAAACCATTGAACAAGCAGAAAAAGAAAAACTAAAAGGGTTAAAAGTGCTGGTTGTCAATGCGTTGCGAATTCAGGAACATATTTCACATTTTTCATTGGAAGAAGCGTTGGCGTTTATTGCAGAAATTCAGCCAGAACGTGCCTATTTAACACACATTAGTCATTTGTTAGGTTTTCATGCAGAAGTTTCCAAAGAATTGCCAGAAAACGTATTTTTGGCGTATGATACCCTAACGATTACTATTTAA
- a CDS encoding glycosyltransferase family 4 protein, with translation MAKKVLIVTYYWPPAGGPGVQRWLKFVKYLRDFDIEPVVFIPKNPSYPMIDETFSEDIPKDITIIKQPIFEPYEFAQLFSKKKTKKISKGIIAKEKQSFVEKVLLYIRGNFFIPDARKFWVKPSVKFLKTYLKEHNIETLITTGPPHSLHLIGLRLRKQLNIKWLADFRDPWTRIGYHEKLRLTKKSQQKHLALESEVLQTADQVVTTSFTTKEEFSKLTQQPIEVITNGYDVEKYSPTPMDEKFTLSHIGSLLSERNPVVLWEVLSELIQLREDFANDFQLQFAGVISERIQRAIRDVGLDVYTTYFGYVSHQRALQLQRASQLLLVIEIDSEKTKGIIAGKLFEYMAAERPIIGIGPKDADIAKIIQETNTGTYFLYTDKAKLKTQILAYYEAFQQQKLHTSPIGLQQYSRKALTKKLAEVLYSL, from the coding sequence ATGGCAAAAAAAGTTCTTATTGTTACCTATTACTGGCCACCAGCAGGTGGACCAGGCGTGCAGCGCTGGTTGAAATTTGTAAAGTATTTGCGTGATTTTGATATAGAACCTGTTGTTTTTATCCCGAAAAATCCTAGCTATCCTATGATTGATGAAACTTTTTCTGAGGATATTCCAAAGGATATTACGATTATAAAACAACCTATTTTTGAACCGTACGAGTTTGCGCAATTGTTCTCAAAAAAGAAAACAAAAAAGATCAGTAAAGGAATCATTGCCAAAGAAAAACAATCGTTTGTAGAAAAGGTATTGCTCTACATTCGCGGAAACTTTTTTATTCCAGATGCACGAAAATTTTGGGTGAAACCTTCGGTAAAGTTTTTGAAAACCTATTTGAAAGAACACAACATCGAAACACTGATTACCACAGGACCGCCACATAGTTTGCATTTGATTGGACTTCGCCTGAGAAAACAATTGAACATTAAATGGTTGGCAGATTTCCGCGATCCTTGGACACGTATTGGCTATCATGAAAAGTTACGGTTGACGAAGAAATCGCAGCAAAAACATTTGGCGCTAGAATCGGAAGTGTTGCAAACTGCCGATCAAGTCGTAACGACAAGTTTTACTACGAAAGAAGAATTTTCAAAACTTACACAACAACCCATTGAAGTCATTACCAACGGTTATGATGTAGAAAAATATTCGCCAACTCCGATGGATGAAAAGTTTACCTTATCGCACATTGGATCTTTACTTTCAGAGCGAAATCCTGTAGTTTTATGGGAAGTGTTATCAGAATTGATACAATTGCGAGAAGATTTTGCCAACGATTTTCAATTGCAGTTTGCAGGTGTGATTAGTGAGCGTATTCAACGTGCCATTCGCGACGTTGGTTTGGATGTATATACAACGTATTTTGGCTACGTTTCGCATCAAAGAGCCTTGCAATTACAACGTGCTTCACAACTTTTATTAGTCATTGAAATTGATTCCGAAAAAACCAAAGGAATTATTGCTGGAAAATTATTTGAATATATGGCAGCGGAGCGACCGATTATCGGTATTGGTCCTAAAGATGCAGATATCGCTAAGATCATTCAAGAGACCAATACAGGAACGTATTTTTTATATACTGATAAAGCGAAACTCAAAACACAAATCCTAGCGTATTATGAAGCATTTCAGCAACAAAAATTGCACACTTCACCGATTGGATTACAGCAATATTCGCGCAAAGCGTTAACAAAGAAATTAGCGGAAGTTTTGTACAGTTTGTAA
- a CDS encoding RNA polymerase sigma factor, protein MEQILQDSVLVSNYINGDECALGVLIERHKQRIYSFIYSKVLDRDITEDVFQDTFIKVIKTLKKGNYNEEGKFLPWVMRIAHNLVIDHFRKNNRMPKYDNKGDFNIFSVLSDTNLNAENRIIKTQVENDVRRLVDELPADQKEVLLMRMYQDLSFKEISEKTGVSINTALGRMRYALINLRKVIDKHNIVLTN, encoded by the coding sequence ATGGAACAGATCCTGCAAGATTCAGTATTGGTATCTAATTACATCAATGGCGATGAGTGCGCTTTAGGCGTGTTGATTGAGCGTCACAAACAACGTATATATAGTTTTATATATTCGAAAGTGTTGGATAGAGATATTACGGAAGATGTTTTCCAAGATACCTTTATCAAAGTGATTAAAACATTGAAAAAAGGAAACTACAATGAAGAGGGAAAATTTTTGCCTTGGGTAATGCGTATTGCACACAATTTAGTGATTGATCATTTTAGAAAGAATAATAGAATGCCTAAGTATGATAACAAAGGCGATTTTAATATTTTTTCCGTGTTGAGCGATACCAACTTAAATGCAGAAAACAGAATTATTAAAACTCAGGTAGAAAATGATGTACGCCGCTTGGTAGATGAATTGCCAGCAGACCAAAAAGAAGTATTGTTGATGCGTATGTATCAAGATCTCAGTTTTAAAGAAATTTCAGAAAAAACAGGTGTAAGTATTAATACGGCGTTAGGAAGAATGCGCTACGCATTGATCAATCTGAGAAAAGTTATTGATAAACATAACATAGTTTTAACAAACTAG
- the bcp gene encoding thioredoxin-dependent thiol peroxidase yields the protein MNTLKSGDKVPNFTVNDQDGNAVSLTDYAGKKLVVFFYPKASTPGCTAEACNLRDNYAELQSKGFELLGVSADSEKRQTNFKNKYEFPFPLLADENKEVIEAFGVWGEKKFMGKIYDGIHRKTFLVNEEGVVDHVIDKVKTKDHAAQILDLVS from the coding sequence ATGAATACATTAAAAAGTGGAGACAAAGTACCTAATTTTACCGTAAACGATCAAGATGGAAATGCTGTTTCCTTGACCGATTATGCAGGAAAAAAATTAGTAGTTTTCTTTTATCCAAAAGCAAGCACGCCAGGTTGTACGGCAGAAGCGTGTAATTTAAGAGATAATTATGCCGAATTGCAAAGCAAAGGTTTTGAATTGTTAGGCGTAAGTGCCGATTCTGAGAAAAGACAAACCAATTTTAAGAATAAATACGAATTTCCATTTCCGCTATTAGCCGACGAAAACAAAGAAGTCATTGAAGCGTTTGGTGTTTGGGGCGAAAAGAAATTCATGGGAAAAATCTATGACGGAATTCACCGTAAAACATTCTTAGTCAATGAAGAAGGTGTCGTGGATCATGTGATTGATAAAGTGAAAACGAAAGATCATGCTGCGCAGATATTGGATCTTGTGAGTTAA
- a CDS encoding TonB-dependent receptor — translation MAIVYKGDKVMENVPSIKAKALRINLNSQIYGTFAEIGAGQETVRHFFRSGGASGTIAKAMSAYDKDFSDAIYGVENDRRYVTEARLKKMLSHEMSLIEARITREKHPDKMYFSFANTVATIDFAKKYKGHGWVGIKYQIDPSQDYNEIVLHVRFQENDAKLQQETLGTMGVNLIHGAFYMHDKPKQLLKSLYDHIDKDKIEIDTINFSGPQFDEVDNRLMSLQLLKNGMTEAVIFGPDGNNILPARLLYKKNILALRGSFRPVTKVNMDMFQKSYDIFIRENKVEVEKTVVLFEITLSNLRAEGEIDEQDFMDRAQLLGSLGQTVMISNFKEYYRLVEYFSNYTKERMALTMGVNNLVDIFDEKYYRHVSGGILEAFGKLFYRDLKVYLYPMKRKETGELVNSNNLKVHPRMKELYKFFKYNGKVVDIFDFDNNILDIFSRKVLKMIADNEDGWEEMLPDGVAEIIKEKNLFGYLLESENELIGNK, via the coding sequence ATGGCTATTGTCTACAAAGGAGATAAGGTAATGGAAAATGTACCTTCTATCAAAGCGAAAGCATTACGAATTAACTTAAACAGTCAAATTTACGGAACATTCGCAGAAATTGGTGCCGGACAAGAAACGGTGCGCCATTTCTTTCGATCTGGTGGAGCTTCAGGGACAATTGCAAAAGCCATGAGTGCGTACGATAAGGATTTTAGTGATGCAATTTATGGTGTTGAAAACGATCGTCGTTATGTAACAGAAGCCCGGTTAAAGAAGATGTTATCGCACGAAATGTCGTTGATAGAAGCACGTATTACGCGTGAAAAACATCCTGACAAAATGTACTTTAGCTTTGCAAATACGGTAGCTACGATTGATTTTGCTAAAAAATATAAAGGCCACGGTTGGGTTGGAATTAAATATCAAATTGATCCATCGCAAGACTATAATGAAATAGTTTTGCATGTTCGCTTTCAAGAAAATGATGCCAAGTTGCAACAGGAAACACTTGGTACCATGGGCGTTAATTTGATTCACGGTGCTTTTTACATGCATGACAAACCTAAGCAATTATTAAAGAGTTTATACGATCATATTGATAAAGACAAAATTGAAATTGATACCATTAACTTTTCAGGACCACAGTTTGACGAAGTAGACAACCGATTGATGAGTTTACAACTGCTCAAAAATGGCATGACAGAAGCCGTAATTTTTGGCCCTGACGGAAATAATATTTTGCCTGCACGTTTGTTGTACAAAAAGAACATTTTGGCACTTCGCGGAAGTTTTAGACCTGTAACAAAGGTGAATATGGACATGTTTCAAAAATCGTATGATATTTTTATTCGTGAAAATAAAGTAGAAGTAGAAAAAACAGTGGTATTGTTCGAAATTACGCTTTCTAATTTACGTGCCGAAGGTGAAATTGACGAACAAGATTTTATGGACAGAGCGCAATTACTCGGTTCGCTTGGACAAACGGTGATGATTTCTAACTTTAAAGAATACTATCGTTTGGTAGAATACTTCTCTAACTATACCAAAGAACGTATGGCGTTGACTATGGGCGTTAACAACTTGGTGGATATTTTTGATGAGAAATACTATCGCCATGTCAGCGGTGGAATTTTAGAAGCGTTTGGAAAATTATTCTATAGAGACTTAAAAGTGTACTTGTATCCAATGAAACGCAAGGAAACGGGCGAATTGGTAAACAGCAACAACTTAAAAGTACATCCACGTATGAAAGAATTGTACAAATTCTTTAAATACAACGGAAAAGTGGTGGATATTTTTGACTTCGACAATAACATTCTAGATATTTTCTCTCGAAAAGTATTAAAAATGATTGCTGACAATGAAGATGGTTGGGAAGAAATGCTACCCGATGGTGTTGCCGAAATCATTAAAGAAAAAAACTTATTCGGCTATTTACTAGAAAGTGAAAACGAATTGATCGGAAATAAGTAA
- the uvrA gene encoding excinuclease ABC subunit UvrA — MTQDLATVNPKENIIIKGAKLHNLKNIDVVIPRNKLVVITGLSGSGKSSLAFDTLYAEGQRRYVESLSSYARQFLGRLHKPKVDYIKGIAPAIAIEQKVNSTNPRSSVGTTTEIYDYLKLLYARIGVTYSPISGKEVKKHTVTDVINYVKTFEERSKLLLLAPVTVPEERSAFHTIKVLAQQGYARIKKNNEIFRIDEIHEDFTEDFSLVIDRIVVAHDEDFYNRLADAVQTAFFEGKGECYIETVSDKKAVHFSNKFEMDGMKFLEPNVHLFSFNNPYGACPKCEGYGDVIGIDQDLVVPNTGLSVYENAIFPWRGESMSYYRNELVNNAYKFDFPIHKPWFELTQAQKKLVWDGNEYFEGLHQFFTFLEEKSYKIQNRVMLSRYRGKTKCSVCEGKRLRKEANYVKIGGKTVTDLVVLPLKELALFFDELQLNEHDLQIAKRLLKEIKNRLQFLTNVGLDYLTLNRKSNSLSGGESQRINLATSLGSSLVGSMYILDEPSIGLHPKDSERLIQVLLSLRDLGNTVIVVEHDEDIMHAADEIIDIGPEAGTHGGHVVAFGDYKTILKADSLTAKYLNKSMEIEVPQQRRTSNQFIKIIGARENNLKNIDVTFPLNMLTVVTGVSGSGKSSLVKKIVYPSMLKETGGYGEKPGQFTKLEGKYSNVKHIEFVDQNPIGRSSRSNPVTYIKAYDDIRALYASQKLSKIRNYKTKHFSFNVDGGRCETCKGEGQVTIEMQFMADVHLECETCGGKRFKKEVLEVAYEGKNIDDILTMTIDDAMEFFTKHEQTKIYRKLKPLQDVGLGYVTLGQSSSTLSGGEAQRIKLASFLVKGNTKEKALFIFDEPTTGLHFHDIKKLLASFDALIEKGHSIIVVEHNIELIKCADYIIDLGPEGGKNGGTLVASGTPEEIAQNKKSFTGKYLKEKL, encoded by the coding sequence ATGACACAAGATCTCGCTACTGTAAATCCAAAAGAAAATATCATCATTAAAGGTGCTAAACTGCACAACCTAAAAAATATTGATGTGGTCATTCCGCGCAATAAATTGGTTGTAATTACTGGACTTTCAGGTTCCGGAAAATCAAGTTTGGCTTTTGATACTTTGTATGCAGAAGGACAACGACGTTATGTAGAAAGTTTGTCTTCGTATGCGCGACAGTTTTTGGGACGTTTGCACAAACCAAAAGTAGATTATATTAAAGGAATTGCGCCTGCGATTGCCATTGAACAAAAAGTAAATTCTACCAATCCGCGTTCTTCTGTGGGAACAACGACCGAGATTTATGACTATTTAAAGTTGTTGTATGCTCGTATTGGTGTGACCTACTCGCCTATTTCGGGGAAAGAAGTCAAAAAACATACAGTTACAGATGTCATCAATTATGTGAAAACTTTTGAAGAACGCAGCAAATTATTGTTGTTAGCGCCTGTAACGGTTCCAGAAGAGCGCAGTGCGTTTCATACCATAAAAGTATTAGCGCAACAAGGTTATGCAAGAATCAAGAAGAATAATGAAATTTTTCGTATTGATGAGATTCATGAAGACTTTACAGAAGATTTCTCATTAGTGATTGATCGTATTGTGGTTGCTCATGATGAAGATTTCTACAATCGTTTAGCAGACGCTGTACAAACAGCTTTTTTTGAAGGAAAAGGCGAATGTTATATTGAAACAGTTAGCGATAAAAAAGCCGTTCACTTTAGCAATAAGTTTGAAATGGACGGGATGAAATTCCTCGAACCAAACGTACATTTGTTCAGCTTTAACAATCCATATGGCGCGTGTCCAAAATGTGAAGGCTATGGCGATGTTATCGGAATTGACCAGGATTTAGTCGTACCAAATACAGGACTTTCTGTCTATGAAAATGCTATTTTCCCATGGCGTGGCGAAAGCATGAGTTACTACAGAAATGAACTGGTAAATAACGCCTATAAATTCGATTTTCCAATTCACAAACCTTGGTTTGAGTTGACACAAGCACAGAAAAAACTCGTTTGGGATGGAAATGAATATTTTGAAGGATTACATCAGTTTTTCACCTTTTTAGAAGAAAAAAGTTATAAAATTCAAAATCGTGTGATGCTTTCTCGCTATCGCGGAAAAACCAAATGTTCCGTATGTGAAGGGAAACGTTTGCGAAAAGAAGCGAATTATGTAAAGATTGGTGGAAAAACAGTCACCGATTTAGTCGTATTACCATTAAAGGAATTGGCGTTATTTTTTGACGAATTACAACTCAACGAGCACGATCTGCAAATTGCCAAACGTTTATTAAAAGAAATCAAAAATCGGCTACAGTTTTTAACGAATGTCGGGTTGGATTATTTGACCTTGAATCGGAAGTCGAATTCACTTTCAGGTGGCGAATCGCAACGCATCAACTTGGCAACCTCGTTAGGAAGTAGTTTGGTCGGTTCTATGTACATTTTAGATGAACCGAGTATTGGACTGCATCCAAAAGACAGCGAACGCTTGATTCAAGTATTGTTGTCCTTACGTGATTTAGGAAATACGGTCATTGTCGTAGAACATGACGAAGACATTATGCATGCAGCCGACGAAATCATTGATATTGGTCCTGAAGCGGGAACACATGGTGGACATGTCGTTGCTTTTGGCGATTACAAAACCATTTTGAAAGCAGATTCATTGACGGCAAAATACCTCAACAAATCTATGGAAATTGAAGTTCCTCAACAACGTAGAACTTCCAATCAATTTATAAAAATAATAGGTGCCCGCGAGAACAATCTCAAAAATATCGACGTTACGTTTCCGCTCAATATGCTCACCGTAGTCACAGGTGTTTCTGGAAGTGGAAAAAGTTCGTTGGTAAAAAAGATTGTCTATCCTTCCATGTTAAAAGAAACTGGCGGATATGGTGAAAAACCTGGTCAATTTACCAAATTAGAGGGAAAATATAGCAACGTTAAACATATTGAATTTGTAGATCAGAATCCGATTGGACGTTCTTCGCGATCGAATCCTGTGACGTATATCAAAGCGTATGACGACATCAGAGCCTTGTATGCAAGTCAGAAATTATCTAAAATTAGAAACTACAAAACCAAGCATTTTTCCTTTAATGTAGATGGTGGACGTTGCGAAACCTGTAAAGGCGAAGGACAAGTAACGATTGAAATGCAATTTATGGCAGATGTGCATTTGGAATGCGAAACTTGTGGCGGAAAACGTTTTAAGAAAGAAGTGTTAGAAGTTGCGTATGAAGGTAAGAATATCGACGATATTTTAACCATGACCATTGACGACGCGATGGAATTCTTCACGAAACATGAGCAAACAAAAATTTACCGTAAATTGAAACCCTTGCAAGATGTTGGTTTAGGGTATGTCACACTTGGACAAAGCTCTTCTACCCTTTCTGGTGGTGAAGCACAGCGAATTAAGTTAGCGTCTTTCTTGGTAAAAGGAAATACGAAAGAAAAAGCCTTGTTTATTTTTGATGAACCTACAACTGGACTGCATTTTCACGATATTAAAAAATTACTTGCTTCCTTTGATGCGTTGATTGAAAAAGGACATTCCATCATTGTGGTGGAACATAATATTGAATTGATCAAATGTGCAGATTATATCATTGATTTAGGACCGGAAGGCGGAAAAAATGGTGGAACGCTTGTTGCTTCGGGAACTCCAGAAGAAATCGCGCAGAACAAAAAATCGTTTACAGGCAAGTATTTGAAGGAGAAATTGTAA
- a CDS encoding DUF3667 domain-containing protein encodes MSTEKKQCSNCGYQLTQYHNYCPNCGQKVDDKLSMRVLFHNTVMNYFSVDARFFKSFIPLLSRPGYLAKKFVSGKRLMYLHPAQFYLFTSIVFFFIFSISTRDAQQAIEKNIRNTLNKEEEIIKEVVKFSDSVKDLVEVTDKDSVVIDKMKKMLQAETQSETDSTTTDSSSQKKKVSKKKKSDGIQGSFFGFNFDTSKLDSLYKVGAPMSEKLKAVGYDKDTHGWFSKFMARQIIRFKEKRGDGIVKAFMDTIPISMFFLIPIFALLLKLFYRKRGRFAHHMVFSFYYFAFIFLASSIIILSNYIVDIPDWIDVTLILSMLIYLMLSLKHFYEQGYIKTFFKTVFLSLIYLIFIVPFTFVLLWVVSFFLY; translated from the coding sequence ATGTCAACCGAAAAGAAACAGTGTTCAAATTGTGGATATCAACTCACACAATATCATAACTATTGTCCAAATTGTGGTCAAAAAGTGGATGATAAACTTAGTATGCGTGTGTTGTTTCACAATACGGTGATGAATTATTTTTCGGTGGACGCGCGTTTTTTTAAAAGTTTTATTCCATTACTATCGCGACCAGGGTATTTGGCAAAAAAGTTTGTATCAGGCAAGCGTTTAATGTATTTGCATCCAGCACAATTTTATTTATTTACTTCGATTGTGTTTTTCTTTATTTTTTCTATTTCTACGCGTGATGCGCAGCAAGCGATTGAAAAAAACATTCGTAATACCTTAAATAAAGAGGAAGAAATTATAAAAGAGGTCGTAAAATTTTCAGATTCTGTAAAAGATTTAGTGGAAGTAACTGATAAAGATTCCGTAGTAATCGACAAAATGAAGAAGATGCTACAAGCAGAAACCCAGTCTGAAACAGATTCTACAACTACAGATTCTAGCTCACAAAAAAAGAAAGTATCCAAAAAGAAAAAAAGTGATGGAATTCAAGGTAGTTTTTTTGGTTTTAATTTTGATACGTCAAAACTTGACTCGCTCTACAAAGTGGGAGCACCGATGAGTGAAAAATTAAAAGCTGTAGGTTATGATAAGGATACACATGGTTGGTTTTCAAAATTCATGGCGAGACAAATTATTAGATTTAAAGAAAAAAGAGGTGATGGGATTGTCAAAGCGTTTATGGATACGATTCCGATTTCTATGTTTTTCTTGATTCCAATTTTTGCTTTATTATTGAAACTATTCTACCGAAAACGAGGACGTTTTGCGCATCACATGGTGTTTAGTTTTTACTATTTTGCCTTTATCTTTTTGGCGTCAAGTATTATCATATTATCAAATTATATTGTAGATATTCCCGATTGGATTGATGTGACTTTAATTCTTTCCATGTTAATTTACTTGATGCTCAGTTTGAAACATTTTTACGAACAAGGATATATAAAAACATTTTTCAAAACGGTTTTTTTATCGCTTATCTATTTAATTTTTATTGTGCCGTTTACCTTTGTGCTGTTGTGGGTTGTGTCGTTTTTCTTGTATTGA
- the nth gene encoding endonuclease III, with amino-acid sequence MTKQEKVQFVIDTLEAYYPEIPVPLDHTDPYTLLIAVLMSAQSTDVRVNQITPLLFERADNPYDMIKLSVDEIREIIKPVGLSPMKAKGIYGLSHILIDKHDGNVPKTLEELEELPAVGHKTASVVISQAFGIPAFPVDTHIHRLMYRWNLTNGKNVVQTERDAKRLFPREKWNDLHLQIIWYGREYSPARGWDLDKDIITKTIGRKSVINEYIKLKTKKTRS; translated from the coding sequence ATGACTAAACAAGAAAAGGTTCAGTTTGTAATTGATACTTTAGAAGCATATTATCCAGAAATTCCTGTGCCACTCGATCACACAGATCCGTATACTTTATTGATTGCCGTGTTGATGTCTGCACAAAGTACCGATGTTCGCGTGAATCAAATTACGCCATTATTGTTTGAGCGCGCTGACAATCCGTATGATATGATCAAACTTTCAGTAGACGAAATTCGAGAAATTATCAAACCAGTAGGCTTATCTCCTATGAAAGCAAAAGGAATTTACGGTTTGTCACATATTTTGATTGATAAACACGATGGAAACGTTCCTAAAACATTGGAAGAACTGGAAGAATTGCCTGCGGTTGGACATAAAACGGCAAGTGTTGTCATCAGTCAAGCTTTTGGTATTCCAGCATTTCCGGTAGATACACACATTCACAGACTCATGTATCGTTGGAATTTGACCAATGGAAAAAATGTGGTTCAAACAGAAAGAGATGCCAAACGTTTGTTTCCAAGAGAAAAGTGGAACGATTTGCATTTACAAATTATATGGTACGGAAGGGAATATTCGCCAGCGCGCGGTTGGGATTTGGACAAAGATATTATTACCAAAACGATTGGTAGAAAATCTGTTATTAACGAATATATAAAGCTAAAAACAAAAAAGACTCGCAGCTAA
- a CDS encoding CIA30 family protein, translated as MNQFLVLLTLLITSQMMILFKFSTKSDLSNWYVVNDGVMGGLSQSTFLLNEAGNGEFTGRISLENNGGFCSVRYGMEKTGITGKTTVVIHLKGDGKTYQFRLKENRNDRHSYIAEFKTSGEWETIEIPLNSLYPSFRGRKLDIGNFSANQLEELGFLIGNKKEESFHLELETIALK; from the coding sequence ATGAACCAATTTTTAGTACTACTAACACTACTTATTACTTCCCAAATGATGATACTCTTTAAATTTTCTACAAAAAGCGATCTTTCCAATTGGTATGTTGTCAATGATGGCGTTATGGGCGGATTGTCTCAAAGTACTTTTTTGTTGAATGAAGCTGGAAACGGTGAATTTACAGGAAGAATTTCGCTTGAAAATAACGGCGGTTTCTGTTCAGTTCGTTATGGAATGGAAAAAACAGGTATTACCGGAAAAACTACCGTTGTCATTCACTTGAAAGGTGATGGGAAAACGTATCAATTTCGCCTTAAAGAAAATCGCAACGATCGGCATTCATATATTGCAGAATTTAAAACTTCTGGTGAATGGGAAACGATTGAAATTCCCTTAAATAGCTTATATCCAAGCTTCCGCGGTCGTAAGCTAGACATCGGTAACTTCTCTGCCAATCAACTAGAAGAACTTGGTTTTTTGATTGGAAATAAAAAGGAAGAAAGTTTTCATTTGGAGTTGGAAACTATTGCGTTGAAATAA